TATTTTGAGTCTCATATTAAACACGATCAGGGTTATGAATTGCTTGAACAAATAGATTCTCTCAGTGTTTTACAAAGAAAATAATTTCAAATAATATTAGTTAATGTCATTAAATTATCATTCGCACCAAGGTCAAGACAAAAGACAAATCTTTCAAGTAGTTGTCTGGGTAGTTTCTTTAATTTTTGGGACTTGGGGGTTACTCACTCCTAATCCCTTAGAATCTTTTATATCCTGTTTGATTTTTCCGATTCTTTTCTCTCTACTGTGGAAATCGGGCGAGATTCCTGTATTACTTTTTGTCGCTAGTTTTCAATCCCTAGAGATTACTACTCCTGTTTTGAATGCCAATTTATTAGGTATAACCCTAGAAGAACAGTTTGGAGGATCAGAGTTAGCTTTGTCATTTTACTTTAGTATAATCTCCATTATTATTCTTGTTTTCGGAATGAAAATGGGTTTAGGAAAGCAGTCAAATATTAATTTTTCTGAAATCAATCTTAACTCATTTCAATTGACACCTTCTCGCTTGGCAATTTTATATATTTTATTATTTGTTTTTTCGCTGTCTATACGTTCTTTTGCTTTTGCTAATCCCTCTATTACACAAGTTGTTTTACCCGTAGCTTCATTAAAATGGTGGCTCTCTGGGAATGAGGCCGTATAGTGTATAATAGGTTACGTCTTGAGTGAAGTCAGCTTATGTTCCTTTCTTTAAATCAAATCATTAAGATTCCTGGCTGGGAAGTATGGAATACCAACATAGAGAGTGACCGTATTACCTTTTTGCTAAGGTATTTGAACGAGATAGAGGTTTGTCATTTTTGTGGCTCGAAACAGATTTCCGTCCATAAAATCCGCAAAGTATCAGTAAGAGACTTAGAGTTTTTAGACAAGAAAACCTTTTTAGAATTAGAGAGACACCAATACTACTGCAATGAGTGTCGTAAATATTTTACTGAATCGTCCAGCGACATCGACTTTCAACGCGGAATGACAGAAAGATACAAAAATAGAATCTTTGAGAAAATTAAAAATTCAACGATTACCCATGTTGCTCAAGAAGAAGGTTTAACTTACGATCAAGTAAAAGGTATTTTAGAATCAAAATTTAATGGAAGCAACAATCTGAATTGCAATATCAATAAAATAAGTATAGATGAGTTCAGTCACCGTAAAGGTCAGGGAAACTTTGCGACAGTGATTTGTGATTTAGAAACAGCAAATCTCATCGAAGTGATTGACTCTCACCAACAGGATAAAATCATCGAAATCCTTATGGAGTGGCCGTTAGAGGTAAGAGAGGCTATTACAGAGGTTAGTGTAGATATGTGGGGCGGATTTACAAAAGTCATCCAAACTGTGTTCCCAAATGCACGTATTGTATATGATCGTTTTCATGTCATGAAAATCTTGAATGAAGAACTTAATAAAATACGAAAACAGTGTAATTCGGTGCTTAAAGATCTCAAAATAAAGCATATCCGTAGCCTTATTCTAAAAAACGGAACAGATCTTAATGACGAAGAAAAAAAGCTCCTAGAAATCATCCTGAAATCCTCTGAAAGGCTAAGCAATGCCTATCAGCTAAAGGAAGATTTTCGTCAAATCTATGAAACAGATCAAGAACCTGAAGTGGCTAAAGTTAAATTAGAAGAATGGTTAGCCAAAGCATCCAAATTTTATAGTCAAGTAATCACGACAATCAAAAATCATTTTGATGGAATCTGTAATTACTTTTATAACCGTACAACTAGCGGTAAAATGGAGGGAATTAATAACAAAATAAAGGTTATCAAGCGTCAAGCTTATGGATTCACAAACTTTGATCATCTGAGAATGAGACTCCTCATAGCCTGTTCTCATTAGTTTTACTTATCAGCCTCATTCCCAGAGAGCCAAAATGGTTTATAATTTTCTTAATTGGTTGGTCAGGTCTTCGACAAAATAATTTCAGGACTTTGATGTATATTGTACTCGCCATTGAGGTTATATTGGGTTTTAGTGGTTATTTTAGTGGTTTTAAGACAATTTTTTTCCTATTTATTGTTTTAGCTTCCGGTAAAATTAAGCGACTTAAAGATGTTCTTCGACCTATATACTTATTCCTATTGATTGGTGTGTTAATTTTAACTACTTACTGGCAAAGTATTAAATTTGATTACCGAAATTATGTTAATTTAGGTTCTAACACTCAAACCATCCAGGTTTCTGGGGTGGATATAGTTAACTTTCACCTCAACAATATTAAAGATTTTAATTTAGAAGATTTTAATAGCGGCTTAGATTCTGGCTTGAGAAGATTGGGTTATTTAAACTTTTTTGCTTATAGTATCCGTCAAGTACCAGCAAGTATCCCTCACCAAAACGGCAGACTTTGGTTTGAGGTCATTCGTCATATTCTTACGCCCCGAATATTATTCCCCGATAAACCACCCATCAACGATTCCGATCGAACCAATGAATTTACAAGATTAGGAGTTGCAGGAGCAGATAAAGGTACATCTATTAGTATTGGTTATATGGGAGAAAGTTATATTGATTTTGGATTTCCATTAATGTTATTTCCTATTTTCATTTTAGGTTATTTTTGGGGTGCATCTTACCGATTGTTGATCAATATTCCTAAATACCCTATTTTAGGTTTAGCCGCCGGGACAATTTTTCTCTTAAGTTTTGGTATTTCTGTCGGTACTTCTAATATTAAAATGGTAGGTGGTGCTATTAGTACTTTGATAATTTATGTCTTTGTACTTAAATTCTTTGATCAAAGAGTTTGGAAACTGTTGGCCGCTAATCAAAGAATCAAGAAAATTGTCTAAACATGAATTTTAATAATTCAAAAATGACGTTACTAATACTCGTATGAAATTAGCGGTTATTACCTCTCATCCCATTCAATATTATGCACCTTGGTTTCGTTATCTTAATGATCATACGGAACAGTTGGGTTTGAAAATAAAAATTTTTTATCTATGGGATTTTGGAGTCACTGAAAAACTAGATGTGGGCTTTAAGAAATCTATTCAATGGGATATTCCGCTTCTAGAAGGTTATGAATACGAATTTGTAACCAATCTCAGTAAAGATCCTGGTACTCATCATTTTTGGGGATTGCAAAATCCTAACCTATTTAAGCAAGTTTATGATTACCAACCCAATGCTGTTTTATTAATGACCTACAATTACGCCAGTTTATATCAATTTATTTGGTCTTGGAAAAAAACAAATATCCCTTTAGTATTTCGTGGTGATTCGCATAGATTATTCGCAAATCAAAGAAGTTTAAAATTTAAATTAAAGCACAATATTATTAAATTTATCTATAAAAACTTTTCAGCTTTTTTGTATGTGGGCAAGGCTAACTACGACTATTTCCGTATTCACGGAGTTCCTATAGAAAAGCTTTTTTTTGCACCCCATTCTGTAAATAACGATTACTTTTTTGAACAAGCTGAACAGGCTAGAATAAAGACAAAAATATGGAAGCAAGAATTGCAGATTGCAGAAGATAATCTGGTTATTTTATTTGCAGGTAAATTAGAAGAAAAAAAACGACCATTGGACTTATTAACAGCATTTACTCAAGCAAATCTATCTAATACCACTTTACTTTTTGTAGGTGACGGAGAATTAGACAACAAATTAAAAAATCAGGCTAAATCCTTTCCTAATGTAAAGTTTGCTCCGTTTCAGAATCAAAGTTTAATGCCTCGTACTTATGCGATCGCCGATTTGTTTGTATTACCAAGTTATAGCGAAACTTGGGGGTTAGCGGTAAATGAAGCTATGTGCTTATCCCGCCCTATTATTGTCAGCGATCATGTCGGTTGTGCTTCGGATTTAGTAATTCCTGATCAAAATGGATTAATTTTTCCTGCGGGTAATATTAATGAGTTAGCACAAGTCATTAAAAAGGCTTGTGCTAATAAAGAAAGATTAAAAAATTGGGGTAAACGTAGTCGAGAGATAATTAATGATTATAGCTATGAGCGTTTAACAAATGGACTTTTGCAATCTTTAAAATACTTATCAATTATCAATTAAATGATCAATAAATCTAATCAAAAAAAGTTTCATTTATGGATTCCCAGTCTTTTTTCGATGAAAGGCGGAATTGAAACCTATTCAATGTTTGTCTGGGAAGCAATAAAGCAAAATATATATGACGGTTCTTATAACTCCTATAACATATTTATCAAAAATGATACGGCAATACCAACTGATTTTGTTTCTCCATCAACAGAATATACTTTCGCAGGAAAAATACCTTCGCCTTTAAGAACTATAATTTTTTCGATTCAGCTAATTGTAGGAGCAATTTGGAAAAAACCTAATCTAATTATCACAACTCATCTTAACTTTATTCCTGTTGCTCATTTTCTTAAAACATTACTTGGTATTCCCTATTATACTGTTGCCCATGGTATTGAAGCTTGGAATATTGAAAATCATAGGCTAATTACAGCATTAAAGGATGCCGACAAAATTTTAGCAGTCAGTAACTATACAAGAGACAAATTAATTAAAGAGCAAAATCTTAATCCCGATAATATTCTTGTTTTAACCAATACTTTCGATCACCAAAAATTCAAAATATCAGCAAAGACAGATTATTTATTACACAGACATCACTTAAAAAGAGATACAAAAATTATTTTGACGATAGCGAGACTCTCTGCTAGTGAGCAATATAAAGGCTTTGATCAAATTATTCGGTCTTTGCCTCAAATCATTATCGAAACTCCCAATATTCACTATGTTCTTGTCGGCAAAGGCGATGATCGAGCTAGAATAGAAAACTTAGTTAAGGGTTTACAACTAGAAAATTACGTCACTTTAGCAGGATTTATTCCTGATGAAGAATTATGCGACTATTATAATTTATGTGATGTTTTTGCCATGCCTAGTAAAGGAGAAGGGTTCGGAATTGTTTATCTAGAAGCAATGGCTTGTGGAAAACCCTGCTTAGGGGGCAATCAAGATGGAGCATTAGATGCCTTAGATCAGGGAGAAATAGGCGTTCTAGTGAATCCAGATGATATTGATGAAATTGCAGAAGCTTTAATTCAGATTCTTCAAAAGAAATATCCAAATCCTCTCCTCTATCAGCCCGAACAATTGCGTCAAGCTGTAATCGATCGCTTTGGTTTTGAAATCTTTCAGCAACGCCTTCATGAATACTTGGATGATTTTATGACTTGTTTGTAATCTATTCGTAATCTAATAGACGCTAGAAATCATGATGACTAAGTTAAACTAAACCAATGGTCAGCTTTTTAGCTGCGTGACTGAGGATTAACATGAAAGTCGATCGTGATTTGTACCAGAGAGATATTTACTGTTGGGCAGAACAAACTGTCTCCGTCTTACGGCAGAAATCTTGGGACAATTTAGATCTCAATCATCTTATTGAGGAGATTGAAGATTTGTCAAAACGAGAGCGAGATCGGCTGTTGAGTTCGATCGAAATTCTTTTGCTTCATTTACTAAAGTGGAAATATCAAAGGCAAAAACGAAGCAGAAGTTGGAAGGTTTCTATCGATCGAGAACGCATTAATTGTCAGAGTTACTTGGAAGACACCCCCAGTCTTAAGCAATTTTTAACTGAACAGTGGATTAGTAAGTGTTATCAAAGGGCACGGAAAAAAGCAGCGAGTGAAACAAACCTAGATTTAAGTTGCTTTCCCAGTGATTTACCATTTAGAATTGATGAAATCCTTCGCTCAGAATTTTTTCCCTGCTCTACTGGTGAGTAAGGTATAAGCATAAAACTTACGAGGTTTTTCAGTATGTGTGGGATCAGCGGTGTCATTAGTACCCAACAAATCGCAGGGTTAGGATTGATCGCTCAACGGTTGCAAAATGCTCTGACTCACCGGGGACTAGACGATCGCGGTATCTACTTCTCCCCTACCCAGCAAGCAAGCCTGATCCACACCCGCCTCTCTATTCTCGATCGCTCATCCAACTCCTAACCCCAATGCTCGCAATGCCGCCCTTGCACTTTACGATCTAGGCTATCTGAATTCTATTATTACAACCATTTCTTATAATCCCAATAGTCGGCTAGCAAAATATATATTAAGTTTACCAAGGTATGGCTCTAAGATTCATCAGGAGTTAAGCCGTCGAACCTGGATAGCTCCACCCAAGACTAAACTTTACACCCATCCCTGGCAAGAGTTGATCCGTATTTTGAGCGTTAAATCTGGCCTTAGCCACTCTCCCCAAGGCTGTATTAACCAAGTTTATAAATCTTTAGATACTCAAGTTGCTCGACAGCATCTCAATAACATTGATGCAATCTATGCCTACGAAGATGGAGCAGCCACAACCTTCCATGCTGCAAAAGCTAAAGGTATTCTTTGCCTTTACGACTTACCGATTCCATACTATAAAACCAGTCGTCATATTCAACAAGAAGAAGCCCAGAACTTTCCTGAGCTAGCCAGTAGCTTACAAGCCATTGATGAACCTCAATGGAAGCTCGATCGCAAAGAGCAAGAAATTGCCTTGGCTGATCATATTTTTGTTGCTTCCTCCATGACCTATAACTCCTTAATTGACGCTGGAGTACCCGGTGATCGCATTTCAGTTATTCCCTATGGTGCCCCGATCGACTACTTCAAACCTCAGCCCAAACCGGATTCAACCTTTAGGGCACTCTTTGTCGGTCGCGTTGGCCCTCGCAAAGGCGTTCACTATCTTCTCCGAGCTTGGCAGTCCCTCCAGTTACCAGAAGCTGAACTCCAACTCATAGGAATCAATGAGTTTCCTGCACATTGGTTAGAAAATTACCAAGATCACATTGTTTATACACCTAGCGTCCCCCATCATACTCTCCAGCAGCATTATACCCGTGCTTCCGTTTTTGTGTTCCCCTCTTTGTTAGAAGGCTTCGGCTTAGTTTTACTAGAAGCCATGGCCTGCGGTATCCCGGTGATCACAACACCTAACACAGCCGGTCCTGATATCATTCAAGACGGAGTTGAGGGGTTTATTATTCCCATTCGTGATGTGGAAGCTCTAAAGGAGAAAATTGAGTGGTGTTATCATAACCCTGAAGAACTAACAGAAATGGGGCACGCCGCACGTCGAAAAGCTGAGGATCTTACATGGGCGCAATATCGTTTCCAGCTAGGAAACCAAATCAAGAAATTAAAATCACTAAAAACCAAGTAATAAAGTACTTAAATGAGTAAAATTCAGGCTCTCCGATGATCTTGGTGTAAACTGTATAGAGCGATACATTTAGCAGGGGATGCTTACCATGGCTTTTCATCTAGATAATCTTCTAAATATACCAGGAGTT
The nucleotide sequence above comes from Prochlorothrix hollandica PCC 9006 = CALU 1027. Encoded proteins:
- a CDS encoding ISL3 family transposase, whose translation is MFLSLNQIIKIPGWEVWNTNIESDRITFLLRYLNEIEVCHFCGSKQISVHKIRKVSVRDLEFLDKKTFLELERHQYYCNECRKYFTESSSDIDFQRGMTERYKNRIFEKIKNSTITHVAQEEGLTYDQVKGILESKFNGSNNLNCNINKISIDEFSHRKGQGNFATVICDLETANLIEVIDSHQQDKIIEILMEWPLEVREAITEVSVDMWGGFTKVIQTVFPNARIVYDRFHVMKILNEELNKIRKQCNSVLKDLKIKHIRSLILKNGTDLNDEEKKLLEIILKSSERLSNAYQLKEDFRQIYETDQEPEVAKVKLEEWLAKASKFYSQVITTIKNHFDGICNYFYNRTTSGKMEGINNKIKVIKRQAYGFTNFDHLRMRLLIACSH
- a CDS encoding glycosyltransferase family 4 protein, coding for MKLAVITSHPIQYYAPWFRYLNDHTEQLGLKIKIFYLWDFGVTEKLDVGFKKSIQWDIPLLEGYEYEFVTNLSKDPGTHHFWGLQNPNLFKQVYDYQPNAVLLMTYNYASLYQFIWSWKKTNIPLVFRGDSHRLFANQRSLKFKLKHNIIKFIYKNFSAFLYVGKANYDYFRIHGVPIEKLFFAPHSVNNDYFFEQAEQARIKTKIWKQELQIAEDNLVILFAGKLEEKKRPLDLLTAFTQANLSNTTLLFVGDGELDNKLKNQAKSFPNVKFAPFQNQSLMPRTYAIADLFVLPSYSETWGLAVNEAMCLSRPIIVSDHVGCASDLVIPDQNGLIFPAGNINELAQVIKKACANKERLKNWGKRSREIINDYSYERLTNGLLQSLKYLSIIN
- a CDS encoding glycosyltransferase family 4 protein, which codes for MINKSNQKKFHLWIPSLFSMKGGIETYSMFVWEAIKQNIYDGSYNSYNIFIKNDTAIPTDFVSPSTEYTFAGKIPSPLRTIIFSIQLIVGAIWKKPNLIITTHLNFIPVAHFLKTLLGIPYYTVAHGIEAWNIENHRLITALKDADKILAVSNYTRDKLIKEQNLNPDNILVLTNTFDHQKFKISAKTDYLLHRHHLKRDTKIILTIARLSASEQYKGFDQIIRSLPQIIIETPNIHYVLVGKGDDRARIENLVKGLQLENYVTLAGFIPDEELCDYYNLCDVFAMPSKGEGFGIVYLEAMACGKPCLGGNQDGALDALDQGEIGVLVNPDDIDEIAEALIQILQKKYPNPLLYQPEQLRQAVIDRFGFEIFQQRLHEYLDDFMTCL
- a CDS encoding DUF29 domain-containing protein, with the translated sequence MKVDRDLYQRDIYCWAEQTVSVLRQKSWDNLDLNHLIEEIEDLSKRERDRLLSSIEILLLHLLKWKYQRQKRSRSWKVSIDRERINCQSYLEDTPSLKQFLTEQWISKCYQRARKKAASETNLDLSCFPSDLPFRIDEILRSEFFPCSTGE
- a CDS encoding glycosyltransferase family 4 protein; this encodes MIRILSVKSGLSHSPQGCINQVYKSLDTQVARQHLNNIDAIYAYEDGAATTFHAAKAKGILCLYDLPIPYYKTSRHIQQEEAQNFPELASSLQAIDEPQWKLDRKEQEIALADHIFVASSMTYNSLIDAGVPGDRISVIPYGAPIDYFKPQPKPDSTFRALFVGRVGPRKGVHYLLRAWQSLQLPEAELQLIGINEFPAHWLENYQDHIVYTPSVPHHTLQQHYTRASVFVFPSLLEGFGLVLLEAMACGIPVITTPNTAGPDIIQDGVEGFIIPIRDVEALKEKIEWCYHNPEELTEMGHAARRKAEDLTWAQYRFQLGNQIKKLKSLKTK